CTAGGCTCATTTTCTTATCCGTGCGAGGTGTGCTCTGTAGTGGATAAAAGGAGCATCCCATTCCTCCCGGTGATCCCATCGTAAATGGCTGGAGCGGGGATTTCCAATTTGGGCTTCAGGCGCAGTGTCCCGCAGACCACGGATTTTCGGGGTGTTGTTCCACAGAAGTCTTTGCGCCGAGCGAGAACCCCGAGCCCGCGCGAAACGGACGAAGCAGCGAGATTCGACCCTACGAGCGCATTTCGGCGAAGAACTTCTTGTGTCCTTCGACGATGCGCGCGAGGGCTTCTTCATCGACGTCGAGAGACCACTCGCCGCGCTCGAAGGTCCCTCCCAGGAGAATCCCGTCCGAGCGGGGCATCATGTACAGGTCGCCGAGGAGAGTGATGTATTCGACCTCGGGCTGCGGCAGGAGGAAAGTCAGCTGCCCTTTGACGGGCGTCAGCTCCTGATCGTCGAAGAGAGCCTTGGCGCCGAGCCCGGTGCAATTCATGATCGCTGACTCGGGGAGAGACCGTATCTCGTCGACGTCTTTGAGCTCGCGCACGATGACGCGCCCGCCCGCGAGCTGAAAATCCCGCATGACGGCAGCCAGGTACGTATGGGGCTCGATGAGCATCGTCACGAACTGGCGGGCGTGCTGCACTGGAAACGGATGCTCCCCGGGAGACAAGTCGCGCGTTTCGGGAAAGACGATCCCCTCGGCCTCGCCGCTTCCCCCGAACGGGCTGTCACTCAGAACGTAGTTGGTAAGCCAGCGAACCCCGTAATAGCTCCCGACGAGGCCCTGGAAGTAACGATAAGAGAACCTCGCGGCGCGCTCGATCTGTGCGTCGAACTCGGGAGTCCTTCGTCGAAACTCCGCGACCGAGAATGGCGACCACTGCCCGGCGGCGACGTTCGACGTCGTGAATGGTGGCAGGTCTTTGGCGTAGATGGTCACCTCGGTGCCGCGCTGCTGCAGGAGACGAGCCGTGGACAGCCCGAGAGCGCCGCAACCGATGATGGCAGCTTTGCTGGGAGCGTTGCCCCCTTCGGAGAGCTTCTCTACCGCGAGATAGGAGCTTCCCCACGACAGCGAGAGGCCGCCTCCGCCGTGCCCGTAGTTGTGAACGATGATTTTCTGTCCGAGATTCTCTCGCTCGACACGGAACCCCGCCGGTCGGAACGGCCTCAGTCCAACGGTGGTGCGGATGATGCGCTCTTCCGATACGGTGACTTTGGGGAGCTTGAGCGTCGGAACGTCTGGAGGCCCCGAAGCCCTCGGCGCACCACGTGACGAGCACCCGTCGAGGAGCGCTCCCGCGGCGAACAGGCCGGCTCCTCTCAGGGCGCTTCTGCGATCCATCCTCGGACGACTGCTCAGACTCGGAGGCGACGGACGAGCTGGGCGTTCGACTCCCAGTAAGTCTTCTTCCCCGCGATGCTCGGGTCATCCATCGTCGGCTGAATGTCTCCCCCTGGATCGATGGCGCGGGAGACGATCGTGTGCTCCCCCGGCGATGGGCTCCAGTCCAGGTGCCAGAACTTCCAGGCGAAGGGCTCGTTCGCTCCTTCGTCGATCGTCGCCTTCGTCCAGTCGCCGTCGTCGACACGCACCTCGACGCGCTCGATTGGGGCGCCCCAAGCAGCGCCATGAATACGATAGCCGGCGGCACTCTTGGTCACTTTCGCCGCGAGCGATTTGATCCGCGATCGCCCGACGGAGGTCATGGTCCATTCCTTGGAGCCCCCACGATCGACCTCGCGCAGGGTGACGTAGTCTTTGGCCATAAAGCGGCCCATGTGTCGCGTGTCGCTGACATCGATGCGGGTGAGCCACTTGACGTTGGCAATGCCGTACCAGCCCGGCGCGATCAGACGCACGGGAAAGCCGTGGTGCGGCGCGAGCGAGACGCCGTTCATCTCGTAGCAGAGAAGGTTGTCCGCGCTCGTGGCGTCCTCGAGGGAGAGGCTCCGGGCGAACTTTTGCTTGGTGACGTTACCCCGTACCTCCTCGTCGCCCTCGTCGGCACCGTAGAACACGACTTCGATGCCTTGCTTGTCGACACCCGCCTTTTCGAGAATGGGAGCAAGCGGGGTCCCGGCCCAGCGTGCGTTCCCGATTCCGCCCCAGAACCAGGGGAACCCGTTGTTCCCCGAGCACTCGAGCGTGAACGTGACCTCCTTCCGCGGCATCGCCTTCAAATCGGCGAGCCGATAGGTGGCTGGATTGCGAACGAGCCCGGTGATCTCGAGCTTCCAGTCGCTCTCGTCCAGGACCGGTTTGTCGTAGTGGCCGACACGAAAGAAGCCCTCGTTCGGCGTGATCCAGGAATCGAGGGACTGCCAGTCGAGCATGCTGATCTCGTCGAGGGGCCAGGGCCCCGGCGCTTCGGGAGGCGTCGGCGGCTGGTCGAGAAACGGCACGACCTCCTCGCCTTGCGCGAGCGGAATCGCGGCCGAGATGACGCGGGACTGGGCCAGCGCGAGGGCGGCCGCGGCGCTTCCCCCGCGAGCGAGGAGCTCACGTCGAGTCCAACTCATTTTCAGGATTTCCTCCGTGACTATTTAGGGAATCACAGGACCGACCAAGAAGCAAGCTCGTCGGCCCGGTCGCCTCGATGCGCTTCGCGGAGGTAGAATTCGACCTTCATGAACGGCATACGGCTCGGCCACGGCGGCGCCCTCGTGGCAGGTGCCATCATTGCGATCACTGCGTGCGCGCCCCAAGAAAGCGCGGATTTGATCCTCATCAACGCCAACGTGATCACCGTCGATGAAGCGCTGCCCCGTGCCGAAGCCGTGGCCATCAAGGGGAACCGGATTCTGGCCGTCGGCGCCGCCGGGGCCGTGGAATCGCACACGGGAGCCGAGACCGAGATCATCGATCTCGATGGCGCCACCGTAGTTCCCGGTCTCATCGATGCCCACATGCATTTCCCCCGATTGGGAAAGCGAACCAAGCAGCTCTTCCTCGATGAGACGCGATCGCCGAGCGAAGCGGTCGCCGTGGTGAAGGAAAAGATCGCGAGCACGCCGCCAGGAGAGTGGGTGACGGGTCAAGGGTGGCACACGGTGATGTGGGAAATGTCGGGCTTTCCCGACAGCACCGAGCTCAACGCGGCCTCGCCCGACAACCCCGTCTACCTCGTCGGCATGGCGAGCCATGCGGCGTGGGTCAACGAGCGGGCTCTCGGTATCGCCGGCATCACTACGGAAACACCCGATCCCCCTGGGGGTGAGATCGTTCGAACGAACCGGGGTGAGCCTACCGGTTTTCTCCGTGAGACGGCGATGGACCTGGTCTCGAGACGTCTTCCCCAAGAAACCCGGGCGTCGAGGAAAGCTGACATCGAGCTCAGTATCACGACCGCACTCGCGATGGGGCTGACCGAAGTCCATGACGCGGGCGTCGGATACGAGGAGATCGAAATCTACAAAGAGCTCCTCGAGGAAGGCAAGCTCGACATTCGCCTGAACGTCATGTTCGAGATACCCGACGCGGGCGAAGTCCTCGAGCAGTTCATCGCGAATCCTCCGGAGGTCGGCTTGGGCGAGGGACGTCTGACGCTCAGAAGCCTGAAGATCTTCGCCGACGGGGCCCTCGGTGCACGGGGCGCCGCGCTCCTCGAGCCTTACGCCGATTCGCCGGAAGAGATTGGCTTGTTGCAGGCCGATGAGAACGAGCTGTACGAGGTGACCAGAAAAGCGATGGGTGCCGGGTACCAGGTGGCGGCACATGCCATCGGCGATCGGGCCAACCGCATCGTGCTCGACGCCTTCGAGCGAGCCCAGGAGGAGCGGCCGGCCGATCGGCCGCGACATCGGATCGAGCACGCTCAGGTCATTGCCCCCGAGGATATCCCCCGTTTCGCCGAGCTCGGCGTCATCCCTTCGATGCAGCCGATCCACGCGACCATGGACATGGGTTTTGCCGAGGCTCGCGTTGGTCCCGACCGGATTCGGGGCGCCTATGCCTGGAGGAGTCTCGTCGACTCAGGGGCCATGCTCGTCGCAAGCGCCGATACTCCCGCTTTCCCGGTCAAGTACTCGAACCCGCTCTGGGGTTACCATGCGGCGGTAACCCGGCAGGACGCATCCGGCAACCCTCCCGACGGCTGGTATCCGAACCAGACGCTCACCCGTCTCGAAGCGCTGAAGATCTACACGATCAACGCGGCCTACGCGGCCTTCGAAGAAGACGTCAAGGGAACGCTGGCGCCGGGAAAGCTTGCCGACCTCACCGTTCTCTCGAAAGACATCCTGACGATCCCGCCACCGGAGATCCTCGAAACCGAGGTCCTGATGACGCTCGTGGATGGTCGGATCGTCTGGAAAAGGCAATAACAAAGCTCGACACCTGGCAGGCTGATGAAAAAGTACGGCCCAGCCTGCGCGAGCGGAGCGAGCCCGGCGCGCCTGCCGCGCCGTAAGCAGCCCCGAGCCGTGGCGGCACGATCGATTGCGGGTCCCGCCGCGGCATTGAGTACTCTAGGGATTCGAGACCCCCACGAGATTAGATTTGAGCTAAGACGCCGCAGGTTGCGGCTCGGGCCTTCGCTTCGGCTGTGCGGCGCCGGAAATGAACCACGCCAGCAGGAACGACAACAGGATCCCGATTTGCAGCGCGAGCCCCTCGACGGTTGGCTGGAGCTCGAGAAACGGAACGTACGGCACCGCTGGAAGCGGGGTCTCCTTGATCCAGCCGATCTTCTGGAGCTCGCCGATGCCATAGCCGGCGAAAACGAAGGAGAGCAGGCCGAGAAGCACTCCGGTGACGGCGAAAAACGGCTTCAGCGGGATCTTCTTTCCGTACCGGAACGTCAGAACGACGAGGGCGAAAAGCACCAGGACCCCCGCGCCGAGACCGAGCACGATGGCGGCTCCCGCGGTCTCGTGTCTGAGGAAGAGCGCCTGATAGAAGAGCACGCTCTCGAAGGCCTCGCGGTAAACGGCGAGGAACGCAACCGTAGCGAGAGCGAGGCCGCTGCCCGCACCGAGCGCGCTCTTCGCGCGGTCTTCGATGTAGCTCTTCCAACGCTTCAGATCGGCGTTATGAATGACCCAGAAGCTCACAGAGAACAGGACCCCGGCGGCGAGGAGCGACGTGAGTCCTTCGAGAGCTTCCCTCTGGAGCGTCGAGACGCCCACGACGAACTGTGCCGCTAGCCAGGTCAGGACCCCGACGAGGACGCCTGCGACCGAGCCCCAGATCGTGTAACGACGGAACTCCCGGTGCCCCGTCGCGGTGAGATAGCTCAGGAGCAGCCCGACGAGAAGGCTCGCCTCGATTCCTTCACGGAGAATGATCGTCGCCGACTGCATGAAGACGAAACCGAGTCCGGAGCTCGCATCGGTCAGCTCCTGGCGCGCTTCTTCCGTGAGCGCCTTCAGCCGCGCGAGCTGGGGCGCGACCACCTCTTCGGGCGCCCCTTGCCGTAGCGAAGCGCGGTAGGACGCGAGCGAGCGCTCGAGGCTCCGAACGAGACGCGCGTTGGTAGCGAGCAACGTGGCTTCGGTTGGCTCAATTCCCTCGAGATAGGCCTCGAGGCTCAGCCGAACCGCGCTCTCGCCCTCCCCTCGCTCGTAGGCGGCGAGGCTTTCGTCGAGCTTCCGTTGCGCAAGCCTGAGGAGCTCGTCTTCGGGCGTTTCCGGTATCTCGCTGCGGTAGTAATCGAGAGCCCCTGGGGCCGCCTCGAGCGCCTGGGCGAGCTCCGCGTCGGACCGCGTAGCGAGATCCTTGACGGTGATGGGAAGCGGTTCGTTCGGAGGCGATGGCGCGAATCCATCGCGAAGGGTCATGACGTAAAACGCCAGATCCCACCGTTCGGCCACCGAAAGCGTCTCGTCGTAAGAGGGCATGGCCGTTCCCGCCACGCCGAATCCGATGGCGTTGAAGAGCTGATGGGGAGCGACGCCTAGCATGCGCTCGCCGCGGAACGTGGTCGGGGGTGGGGTCATGTCGACCGCGGACGGGCCGAGCCCGTCGCCCGAATCCCCGTGACATTGCCGACAGGCGGTCTCGTAGAGGCGACGTCCGTCGACAAGACTCGGAGCGCGCGAAGGATAGGTCACGACGTGAAGCTCCTGCGTCATTGCCGCCACGAGCTCCCGCACGCGGGCGACGACCTCGTGAGGCTCGGAGCGCTCCGACACCATCGCTCGCAAGCGATCGAGGCCTTGCTTGACGGGCGAGTCGGGCTTCGGGTACTCCTCCGCCAGGATCCGGGTGAACTCCAACATCTCCCGATACTCGAAATCGTCGAGGATCTCTCCCCCGCCCACCGCGCCCTCGTAGTCGGTGCCGACGTACTGCAGGAGGAAGAGAAGCTCCTCCGCTCCCAGCCCGGTGGGGGTGGTGAAAGTCGCGGCGCGTTGGGCTTCGGTCGCTCCCGCCCGGGGGAAGAACACCAGAGAAGCGCCCAAGAAGAGCGGCAAGAAGAGCAGGATCCGGGGCAACAGTCTGTCGCTCGTCATCGACACCCATTATATGAAATTGATATCCGTTTTCAAGTTCAAACTGGGCCCCGCTCCGAGCTTGCGAAAAAGAGCAGACGACTACTCGCCCCTCGCCGGCCCGCTCCATCGTTTTGCCGCCCGGCGCACGAATAGCAGTAAGATGCTCAGGAGGCCCAGGCCGAGGCCCACCACGACCCCGGCATCCACGATCCCCCTCCAGGGCTGCGCGAGGCGACGCACCCAGATCACCAGGAGAACGATTCCCAAGAGCAGGAGCCAGCTCGTCACGACGATGCGACGCGGAGCATCGAACAGCCCCATCGAGTACGGCGCCCCCAACAACACGCGCATCGGAGAGGGATTGCGGCCGAGATGAAACGCCCGCTCCACCACGCGGGGAGAGAAGCTTCGATGGAAACCCCGATAGCCTTCGGCGTAGGCGTTGAGTGTTACCCAGGCGACGAGGAGCATCCACTGCAGTCCCGTCAGGGCGCCGGCGTCGAATATCTCCGCGGCGATGGGCGCGAGCGCACCGAGCGCGCGCCCGAGGAAAGCAGCGACCCCGGCAACACACCACGAGGCGATGATGAGTTCTCTCGACACCAAGGCCCCGAACGATACACCGTCAAAGCGCACGCGGACCATCGTGGTAGACTCTCAATTGGAGAGAAGCCATGGGAAAGAGCTATCCGAGACTCCAGCAGCCGATGATTCGCGACCGTGGAGAGCTTCGTCGCGCGAGATGGGACGAGGCAATCGACAAGGCCGCCGAGGGTTTCGAAAAACACCGCGGCACCGCTTTCGGCCTCTTTAGCTGCTCCAAGGCGACCAACGAGATGAACTTCATGGCACAGAAGTTCGC
This portion of the Vicinamibacteria bacterium genome encodes:
- a CDS encoding FAD-dependent oxidoreductase, which codes for MDRRSALRGAGLFAAGALLDGCSSRGAPRASGPPDVPTLKLPKVTVSEERIIRTTVGLRPFRPAGFRVERENLGQKIIVHNYGHGGGGLSLSWGSSYLAVEKLSEGGNAPSKAAIIGCGALGLSTARLLQQRGTEVTIYAKDLPPFTTSNVAAGQWSPFSVAEFRRRTPEFDAQIERAARFSYRYFQGLVGSYYGVRWLTNYVLSDSPFGGSGEAEGIVFPETRDLSPGEHPFPVQHARQFVTMLIEPHTYLAAVMRDFQLAGGRVIVRELKDVDEIRSLPESAIMNCTGLGAKALFDDQELTPVKGQLTFLLPQPEVEYITLLGDLYMMPRSDGILLGGTFERGEWSLDVDEEALARIVEGHKKFFAEMRS
- a CDS encoding sulfite oxidase — encoded protein: MSWTRRELLARGGSAAAALALAQSRVISAAIPLAQGEEVVPFLDQPPTPPEAPGPWPLDEISMLDWQSLDSWITPNEGFFRVGHYDKPVLDESDWKLEITGLVRNPATYRLADLKAMPRKEVTFTLECSGNNGFPWFWGGIGNARWAGTPLAPILEKAGVDKQGIEVVFYGADEGDEEVRGNVTKQKFARSLSLEDATSADNLLCYEMNGVSLAPHHGFPVRLIAPGWYGIANVKWLTRIDVSDTRHMGRFMAKDYVTLREVDRGGSKEWTMTSVGRSRIKSLAAKVTKSAAGYRIHGAAWGAPIERVEVRVDDGDWTKATIDEGANEPFAWKFWHLDWSPSPGEHTIVSRAIDPGGDIQPTMDDPSIAGKKTYWESNAQLVRRLRV
- a CDS encoding amidohydrolase, which encodes MNGIRLGHGGALVAGAIIAITACAPQESADLILINANVITVDEALPRAEAVAIKGNRILAVGAAGAVESHTGAETEIIDLDGATVVPGLIDAHMHFPRLGKRTKQLFLDETRSPSEAVAVVKEKIASTPPGEWVTGQGWHTVMWEMSGFPDSTELNAASPDNPVYLVGMASHAAWVNERALGIAGITTETPDPPGGEIVRTNRGEPTGFLRETAMDLVSRRLPQETRASRKADIELSITTALAMGLTEVHDAGVGYEEIEIYKELLEEGKLDIRLNVMFEIPDAGEVLEQFIANPPEVGLGEGRLTLRSLKIFADGALGARGAALLEPYADSPEEIGLLQADENELYEVTRKAMGAGYQVAAHAIGDRANRIVLDAFERAQEERPADRPRHRIEHAQVIAPEDIPRFAELGVIPSMQPIHATMDMGFAEARVGPDRIRGAYAWRSLVDSGAMLVASADTPAFPVKYSNPLWGYHAAVTRQDASGNPPDGWYPNQTLTRLEALKIYTINAAYAAFEEDVKGTLAPGKLADLTVLSKDILTIPPPEILETEVLMTLVDGRIVWKRQ
- a CDS encoding cytochrome c/FTR1 family iron permease, whose product is MTSDRLLPRILLFLPLFLGASLVFFPRAGATEAQRAATFTTPTGLGAEELLFLLQYVGTDYEGAVGGGEILDDFEYREMLEFTRILAEEYPKPDSPVKQGLDRLRAMVSERSEPHEVVARVRELVAAMTQELHVVTYPSRAPSLVDGRRLYETACRQCHGDSGDGLGPSAVDMTPPPTTFRGERMLGVAPHQLFNAIGFGVAGTAMPSYDETLSVAERWDLAFYVMTLRDGFAPSPPNEPLPITVKDLATRSDAELAQALEAAPGALDYYRSEIPETPEDELLRLAQRKLDESLAAYERGEGESAVRLSLEAYLEGIEPTEATLLATNARLVRSLERSLASYRASLRQGAPEEVVAPQLARLKALTEEARQELTDASSGLGFVFMQSATIILREGIEASLLVGLLLSYLTATGHREFRRYTIWGSVAGVLVGVLTWLAAQFVVGVSTLQREALEGLTSLLAAGVLFSVSFWVIHNADLKRWKSYIEDRAKSALGAGSGLALATVAFLAVYREAFESVLFYQALFLRHETAGAAIVLGLGAGVLVLFALVVLTFRYGKKIPLKPFFAVTGVLLGLLSFVFAGYGIGELQKIGWIKETPLPAVPYVPFLELQPTVEGLALQIGILLSFLLAWFISGAAQPKRRPEPQPAAS